The following are encoded in a window of Amycolatopsis lexingtonensis genomic DNA:
- a CDS encoding Scr1 family TA system antitoxin-like transcriptional regulator, translating into MFSPTGTSSTALHFPSYLPTAPRTPAAALTGHALRQIRAAHDSSLREFARRFTLNPGELLAWETGTRVQPLARIAWLLGALDTDLTVAARILSHAAHAGYPHLITDHLDHATAAQCYDTIASHITHWAPARLPDLLRTHEHDHLLSGYPLLDAGHADHQRQMLLHRRRALTAPGTGAHHTFFIGDTALHACPAPARTRQLDLLQALSDHPDITIHIVPAERCPPDLLSPFTLYHLDGTAIAVALHHQHAGTYTAARDILARYAATTTWLAANALDPANTAAALGHPAQHPPPPGPPSDDARGAGSSRCGDSRPASGGPPDDVACHVPGPSMPPGIDRQTTGRPIRTPAAVGVGLQLRQAREARGLGLRAFARTLGIPVSHLWSLELTHALAEPVPTAFMLGALGADHATTRRIITQAQHSAVAEFVDTDPRNHAAVAWYYEHIADRVTVWAPTLIPDLLRTPGHDLALITHPLSDTDLDDARTEALPQRRDDLTDPRRHYTFLIGDTALHACPTPLRQDQLTHLRSLTTRHRNITIWIVPADQCPPGLLTPFTLYHRAKRPIAMASHHHGASTYITDPTVLDRTRQLARQLSKLATSTTTGITDHATPPERYPGAGHTRTQGPQPRHPRPSPATSGSPAQQRVPTLPCDAASPPSTVPAAEPSQLILGRHVEQLRTERGLSRLRLATAAGIPASRIERLERHTATWTSLADTAAVADALATSRAELATSALHDYQIHYNQPPKRLYDRLVTPIDALATQPVGDWIKTEREARGLSITDLHYLSRLPPNTILQIENNGLPDSFAPIITLADTFSMPRPALVIAAVGSFPARPPSARRSDPAPQGQARGGIR; encoded by the coding sequence GTGTTCTCGCCGACCGGCACGTCCTCGACTGCCCTGCACTTCCCCTCCTACCTCCCGACAGCGCCTCGCACCCCCGCCGCGGCCCTGACCGGGCACGCGCTGCGCCAGATCCGCGCCGCCCACGACAGCAGCCTGCGGGAATTCGCGCGCCGCTTCACGCTGAATCCCGGCGAGCTCCTGGCGTGGGAAACGGGAACCCGCGTCCAGCCCCTCGCCCGGATCGCGTGGCTGCTGGGAGCCCTCGACACCGACCTCACCGTCGCTGCGCGCATCCTCAGCCACGCCGCCCATGCCGGATACCCGCACCTGATCACCGACCACCTCGACCACGCCACCGCAGCCCAGTGCTACGACACGATCGCCAGCCACATCACCCACTGGGCCCCTGCCCGGCTACCCGACCTGCTGCGCACCCACGAGCACGACCACCTCCTGTCCGGCTACCCGCTCCTCGACGCCGGCCACGCCGACCACCAGCGCCAGATGCTGCTCCACCGCCGCCGCGCACTCACCGCCCCGGGTACCGGCGCTCACCACACCTTTTTCATCGGCGACACCGCCCTGCACGCCTGCCCCGCCCCGGCACGCACCCGGCAGCTCGACCTGCTCCAGGCGCTGTCGGACCACCCGGACATCACCATCCATATCGTGCCCGCCGAGCGGTGCCCGCCCGACCTGCTCAGCCCGTTCACCCTCTACCACCTCGACGGCACGGCCATCGCCGTCGCTCTCCACCACCAGCACGCCGGCACCTACACCGCCGCCCGCGACATCCTCGCCCGCTACGCCGCCACCACGACCTGGCTCGCCGCCAACGCACTCGACCCCGCCAACACCGCCGCCGCACTGGGACACCCCGCCCAGCACCCGCCACCGCCCGGCCCGCCGTCCGACGACGCGCGCGGCGCGGGAAGCTCGCGCTGTGGCGACAGCCGACCCGCATCCGGCGGCCCGCCCGACGACGTCGCCTGCCACGTCCCGGGTCCATCGATGCCGCCCGGCATCGACCGTCAGACCACCGGACGTCCCATCCGCACCCCGGCAGCCGTCGGTGTCGGTCTCCAGCTGCGCCAGGCCCGCGAAGCCCGCGGGCTGGGCCTGCGCGCCTTCGCCCGCACCCTCGGCATCCCCGTCTCCCACCTCTGGAGCCTCGAACTCACCCACGCCCTGGCAGAACCGGTTCCCACCGCGTTCATGCTCGGCGCACTCGGCGCCGACCACGCCACCACCCGCCGCATCATCACCCAGGCCCAGCACTCCGCAGTAGCCGAGTTTGTCGACACCGACCCCCGCAATCACGCCGCCGTCGCCTGGTACTACGAACATATCGCCGACCGCGTCACCGTCTGGGCCCCCACCCTCATTCCCGACCTGCTGCGCACCCCCGGCCACGACCTCGCGCTGATCACCCACCCGCTCTCCGACACCGACCTCGACGACGCCCGTACCGAAGCCCTGCCCCAGCGCCGCGACGACCTCACCGACCCCCGGCGGCACTACACCTTCCTCATCGGCGACACCGCCCTCCACGCCTGCCCGACACCGCTACGCCAGGATCAGCTCACCCACCTGCGGTCCCTGACCACCCGGCACCGCAACATCACCATCTGGATCGTGCCCGCCGACCAGTGCCCACCGGGCCTACTCACCCCTTTCACCCTCTACCACAGGGCGAAACGCCCGATCGCCATGGCGAGCCACCATCACGGGGCCAGCACCTACATCACCGACCCCACGGTCCTCGACCGCACCCGCCAGCTCGCCCGGCAGCTGAGCAAGCTCGCCACCAGCACGACCACAGGCATCACCGACCACGCCACCCCTCCGGAGCGCTACCCCGGCGCCGGCCACACCAGAACGCAGGGACCGCAACCCCGTCACCCTCGCCCATCCCCCGCAACGTCGGGTTCCCCGGCCCAGCAACGAGTTCCGACCCTGCCGTGCGACGCCGCGTCACCCCCATCGACTGTGCCGGCTGCCGAGCCCAGCCAGCTGATCCTCGGCCGCCACGTCGAGCAACTGCGCACCGAGCGGGGACTGTCGCGGCTCCGGCTGGCCACCGCGGCCGGCATTCCGGCATCCCGCATCGAGAGACTGGAGCGCCACACCGCCACCTGGACGTCACTCGCCGACACCGCGGCTGTGGCCGACGCCCTCGCGACATCACGTGCCGAGCTCGCGACATCAGCGCTGCACGACTACCAGATCCACTACAACCAGCCACCGAAACGGCTCTACGACCGGCTCGTCACACCCATCGACGCCCTCGCAACCCAGCCGGTCGGGGACTGGATCAAGACCGAACGCGAAGCACGCGGGCTGAGCATCACCGACCTGCACTACCTGTCACGACTGCCGCCGAACACGATCCTGCAGATCGAAAACAACGGACTCCCCGACTCCTTCGCCCCCATCATCACACTCGCGGATACGTTCAGCATGCCCCGTCCGGCGCTGGTCATCGCCGCCGTCGGCAGTTTCCCGGCACGCCCACCCTCGGCCCGCCGGAGCGATCCTGCGCCCCAAGGACAAGCCAGAGGCGGCATCCGATGA
- a CDS encoding AfsR/SARP family transcriptional regulator has protein sequence MNWLMLRMNGKMPEAARGWRCGFARGGVWVEIGFGILGQTALLLHGNPGVKPVGGRPGKVLAALVAQPNQRVPVDTVVAWAWDERENLPRDGLATLHQVGARLRQIFQAERVDPRSISIAKGGCRLDVDDQRIDYRQFRAKIARAREFHDQGQHDRAHVEALAALRLRRDEPLVDLRTDAAGEWRRRWLRNEWIPANAFVAAQQLLLGQTELVVARLEELDAAHPMELSLAKLRIRALVAAGRGLEASEYFRRVHREFQDSGDPQAADELLAVYNEVIKPGAVTFPALTRPVSPPAAAKPVADDQLLPAVWHLAPDVDGVVGRESVIAELDAFTTDSAGFPRSEVVMLTGGPGVGKTTVALKWAHRVAGRYPHGVVMLDLRGDGQTAGATAADVVELLLELLDVQVDQIVSSIARAARLTRLLQQRRMLVILDNVARTDQVEPLLGVLAGCTVVVVTRQRLSALLAVRPSPVVTVTPLSAEAARELLERRVGVRVRQDSAGVMGLIRLCQGNALALTLVAVRAAARVGMRLTTLAEALRDADMLLDLGNDGDGPGRSLRSAFTLSFQGLAPAEQRTFAMLGLHPGIEVASEAVAAADGRSVSSVRRSLDVLVAAHLIEQPGDLDRYRMHNLLQLFAGSLARMLSDADAARRRLLEFYVATAFEAHRMVYPGRGRLDMPQISDGVVAARFATAAAARQWFLRERTTLTASVELAAREQLHEIAFTLPSLTADVFDRHGYFGDIITGFTVAASSAAAVGDVDAEASSLNDLGHVLLLMGQDSRAEPYLEAALRLVDAHGIGIGRVTVMLNMARRHLHAGRVAQAVKMSRETLAAARTLGEPERCAAALHRLADALLEQGGHHADALDLYREALALRERIEDGPGRILTHIALGDLLIRMGRREEAAEQCRKASALISANQYLPAAMKLNTVLARLRHAEGDDRAALRHAHQAVELADRSGHATGRGRALDTLARILCDRGNLDDARALWKRAAQLFRDRERVGQARRIEALLEELDFAVIPQARDGDRDTVAMPSPRLSTRVWRRRSPADFDELA, from the coding sequence GTGAACTGGCTGATGCTCCGGATGAATGGGAAAATGCCCGAGGCGGCGAGGGGTTGGCGATGCGGTTTTGCCAGGGGAGGGGTCTGGGTGGAAATCGGTTTCGGAATTCTTGGGCAAACGGCCTTGCTTCTGCACGGGAATCCGGGCGTGAAGCCTGTGGGAGGCCGGCCGGGCAAGGTACTGGCGGCGCTGGTGGCCCAGCCAAATCAGCGGGTGCCGGTGGACACCGTTGTTGCCTGGGCGTGGGATGAGCGGGAGAACCTGCCGCGAGACGGACTGGCGACACTGCATCAGGTGGGTGCCCGGTTGCGGCAGATCTTCCAAGCCGAACGTGTTGATCCGCGCAGCATCAGCATCGCCAAGGGCGGTTGCCGGCTTGATGTCGATGACCAGCGCATCGACTATCGGCAGTTCCGGGCGAAGATCGCTCGTGCGCGCGAGTTTCACGACCAGGGGCAGCACGACCGGGCTCACGTCGAGGCGCTGGCGGCGTTGCGGCTGCGCCGCGACGAGCCTCTGGTGGACCTACGGACCGATGCTGCCGGGGAGTGGCGCCGTCGCTGGCTGCGCAACGAATGGATACCGGCCAACGCGTTCGTGGCCGCCCAGCAGTTGCTGCTCGGGCAGACGGAACTGGTCGTGGCTCGCCTGGAGGAGCTGGATGCGGCACACCCGATGGAACTGAGCTTGGCGAAGCTACGCATCCGCGCGCTGGTTGCGGCTGGTCGGGGTCTGGAAGCATCGGAGTATTTCCGGCGGGTCCATCGTGAGTTCCAGGACAGTGGTGACCCGCAGGCGGCCGATGAGCTGCTTGCCGTCTACAACGAGGTGATCAAACCCGGCGCGGTCACGTTCCCGGCCTTGACGAGGCCGGTTTCGCCGCCGGCGGCGGCGAAACCGGTTGCCGATGATCAGCTGCTTCCTGCTGTCTGGCACCTTGCACCGGATGTCGATGGTGTCGTGGGTCGGGAAAGCGTGATCGCGGAGCTTGATGCTTTCACCACCGATTCGGCCGGTTTTCCTCGCTCGGAGGTGGTCATGCTGACCGGCGGGCCCGGCGTGGGCAAGACGACGGTTGCGCTGAAATGGGCGCATCGGGTCGCTGGTCGCTACCCGCATGGGGTGGTGATGCTCGACCTGCGCGGTGATGGTCAAACCGCGGGGGCGACCGCGGCGGATGTTGTCGAGTTGCTGCTGGAGCTGCTGGATGTCCAGGTCGATCAGATCGTGTCCTCGATTGCGCGGGCGGCGCGGCTGACCCGTCTGCTGCAGCAGCGGAGGATGCTGGTGATTCTGGACAATGTGGCCAGGACGGATCAGGTCGAGCCGCTGTTGGGGGTTCTGGCGGGGTGCACGGTCGTGGTGGTGACTCGGCAGCGGCTCTCGGCGTTGCTGGCGGTGCGGCCCAGTCCGGTGGTGACGGTGACACCGTTGTCGGCGGAGGCAGCGCGCGAGCTGCTGGAGCGCCGCGTCGGAGTGCGGGTCCGGCAGGACTCGGCTGGTGTGATGGGGCTGATCCGGTTGTGTCAGGGCAACGCGCTGGCACTGACCCTGGTCGCTGTGCGCGCGGCTGCCCGGGTGGGCATGCGGCTCACGACCCTGGCTGAGGCGTTGCGGGACGCGGACATGCTGCTGGACCTGGGCAACGACGGCGACGGGCCGGGGCGGAGCCTGCGGTCGGCGTTCACGCTGTCGTTTCAGGGATTGGCGCCTGCCGAGCAGCGGACGTTCGCGATGCTCGGGCTGCATCCGGGCATCGAGGTGGCCTCGGAGGCCGTCGCGGCGGCGGATGGGCGGTCGGTGTCGAGCGTGCGGCGTTCGCTGGATGTGTTGGTGGCGGCGCATCTGATCGAGCAGCCCGGCGATCTTGACCGCTACCGCATGCACAACTTGTTGCAGCTGTTCGCGGGATCGCTGGCGCGCATGCTCTCCGATGCCGACGCGGCGCGGCGCAGATTGCTCGAGTTCTACGTGGCGACTGCGTTCGAAGCGCATCGGATGGTGTATCCGGGGCGAGGGCGTCTGGACATGCCGCAGATCAGCGACGGTGTAGTAGCGGCGCGGTTCGCCACCGCGGCAGCGGCACGGCAGTGGTTCTTGCGTGAGCGCACGACTCTCACAGCATCGGTGGAACTTGCCGCGCGGGAACAGCTGCATGAGATCGCATTCACGCTGCCATCGCTCACAGCGGATGTGTTCGACCGGCATGGCTACTTCGGCGACATCATCACCGGGTTCACGGTCGCGGCGTCTTCGGCTGCGGCGGTGGGTGACGTCGATGCCGAGGCGTCAAGTTTGAACGATCTCGGGCATGTGCTGCTGCTGATGGGGCAGGACTCGCGGGCGGAGCCGTACCTGGAAGCTGCATTACGGCTGGTCGATGCGCACGGCATCGGAATCGGGCGGGTGACGGTGATGCTGAACATGGCGCGCCGGCACTTGCACGCTGGCCGGGTGGCGCAGGCGGTGAAGATGTCGCGGGAGACGCTGGCGGCGGCGCGAACGCTGGGAGAGCCGGAGCGGTGCGCGGCAGCGCTGCATCGGCTGGCCGATGCGCTGTTGGAGCAGGGGGGACACCACGCCGATGCGCTCGACCTGTATCGGGAGGCTCTGGCCTTGCGGGAACGTATCGAGGACGGGCCCGGTCGCATCCTGACCCACATTGCCCTGGGTGACCTGCTGATTCGCATGGGACGACGTGAGGAAGCGGCCGAGCAGTGCAGGAAGGCGTCTGCGCTGATCAGCGCCAACCAGTACCTGCCGGCGGCGATGAAGTTGAACACGGTTCTCGCGCGGCTGCGCCATGCGGAGGGTGATGACCGCGCAGCGTTGAGGCACGCGCATCAGGCGGTCGAGCTCGCGGATCGGTCCGGGCATGCGACTGGCCGCGGCAGAGCGCTGGACACGCTTGCTCGGATTCTGTGCGATCGGGGCAACCTCGATGACGCGCGGGCGTTGTGGAAGCGTGCGGCGCAGCTATTCCGTGACCGGGAACGGGTCGGGCAGGCGCGGCGAATCGAGGCGCTGCTGGAGGAGCTGGATTTCGCGGTGATTCCACAGGCTCGTGACGGCGACCGCGACACCGTGGCGATGCCGTCCCCGCGGTTGTCGACGCGGGTGTGGCGCCGGCGGTCGCCGGCCGATTTCGACGAGCTGGCGTAG
- a CDS encoding 2'-5' RNA ligase family protein, whose product MEPFFQPDRLWPAGTRQLQLMIIPDLARNPALAELTAAGRTIMRAHAATTQPVPDESLHLTVQPIHSPGHPPLGATTSAQLIAALERELATVPAFELLIGSPLVYHRGVVADTHHRAGFNQLLDRARPVIARICGPEAIAYDTRPAHMALCYAGGHSSSDDLQRQLRHHLHPSHATLTVEQIHLVETWQVPDLCRFDSTIRRTFTLAPPADTTGTTAGAEAAAAASAAAAEPGGVVMDVRGLTPPGRISDIGPAYPTTAPGGGTAC is encoded by the coding sequence GTGGAACCGTTCTTCCAGCCCGACCGGCTCTGGCCCGCCGGAACCCGCCAGCTCCAGCTGATGATCATCCCCGACCTGGCCCGCAACCCCGCCCTCGCCGAGCTCACCGCCGCCGGCCGCACGATCATGCGCGCCCACGCCGCCACCACGCAGCCGGTGCCGGACGAGAGCCTGCACCTGACCGTGCAGCCCATCCACTCACCCGGCCACCCGCCGCTGGGCGCCACCACCTCCGCCCAGCTGATCGCCGCGCTCGAGCGGGAGCTGGCCACCGTGCCGGCGTTCGAGCTGCTGATCGGCTCACCGCTGGTGTACCACCGCGGTGTCGTCGCCGACACCCACCACCGCGCCGGCTTCAACCAGCTGCTCGACCGGGCCCGCCCCGTCATCGCACGGATCTGCGGGCCCGAGGCCATCGCCTACGACACCCGCCCCGCGCACATGGCGCTCTGCTACGCCGGCGGCCACAGCTCCAGCGACGACCTGCAACGCCAGCTCCGCCACCACCTGCACCCCAGCCACGCCACCCTCACCGTCGAGCAGATCCATCTCGTCGAGACCTGGCAAGTCCCAGACCTGTGCCGGTTCGACTCCACCATCCGCCGCACCTTCACCCTCGCGCCGCCAGCCGACACCACCGGCACCACCGCCGGTGCCGAGGCCGCGGCCGCGGCCTCGGCAGCGGCAGCAGAGCCCGGGGGCGTGGTGATGGACGTCCGTGGACTAACGCCGCCGGGGCGGATCAGCGACATCGGCCCGGCCTACCCGACCACCGCACCCGGCGGCGGCACCGCGTGCTGA
- a CDS encoding helix-turn-helix domain-containing protein: protein MTPEERDEHERQQRAARNAKIVAAREAGDSISEIAARYGLSANRTGAIIRAEGGPAPETGRGFALDIDFRPHREAYEDGRSVRELAAEAGISYGSMHRGLTEAGTEFRRRGGHR from the coding sequence ATGACACCCGAGGAACGCGACGAGCACGAACGGCAGCAACGTGCCGCCCGCAACGCCAAGATCGTCGCAGCCCGCGAAGCCGGCGACTCCATCTCCGAGATCGCGGCGCGGTACGGCCTGTCAGCGAACAGGACTGGCGCGATCATCCGCGCCGAAGGCGGTCCGGCACCCGAGACCGGCCGAGGCTTCGCTCTCGACATCGACTTTCGCCCTCACCGCGAAGCGTACGAGGATGGCCGTTCGGTGCGCGAGCTTGCCGCCGAGGCCGGAATCTCCTACGGCTCCATGCACCGAGGCCTCACGGAGGCCGGTACGGAATTCCGCCGTCGCGGCGGCCACCGATGA
- a CDS encoding helix-turn-helix domain-containing protein, with the protein MRQRLIVAFRLDTTWRAWRVTIAATVAEIRIAAHAAAESTGSHTPATITEPLTTGRRRRVTSDAFAAPQHRSDGVAVEAQDQLAARAHALAAALRAVAGTLAEQPSPLRKRLVRDLRTWQRQWDRAVSTSVLGVIGETCVAAKTKNWTFRDISTATGISCSTVYRRAAEAARPVRGQTAAPPAEISAWVGDLVAATHDTPDDPTTPEDGNNVVSVPQRRPSAADQPGTPARPDTPAARRGLTTPTFPPQSHTPAKPTQYFPAPDTRTDWTDRTARAAGGSSPTTARLPADTTGHPRRDPFRIEFSSALTPSTMDAPGQSLVDAGREPVAGPASDFPTSPRAAATPDVPPPPDPTAPAPADDLTAEMAHRWAESGPAFFDEDRYQKILGDELRKLRRQRGWTRKHLREQLRFDISLQTLSTYEHGTRRMSVLRLIELSLALGERPQDLIARVHQRATRDPLTVDLTVDLSALAALPEPHLAPLRSWATQLLHQPDPPTHVRLNPDAVGRMAQLCGVPPADLLTFLGEHAR; encoded by the coding sequence ATGCGGCAGCGGCTGATCGTCGCGTTCCGGCTCGACACCACCTGGCGGGCCTGGCGCGTCACCATCGCCGCCACCGTCGCCGAGATCCGCATCGCCGCCCACGCCGCCGCCGAGTCCACCGGCAGCCACACCCCCGCCACCATCACCGAACCCCTCACCACAGGCCGCCGACGCCGGGTGACCTCAGACGCCTTCGCCGCACCTCAGCACCGATCCGACGGCGTCGCCGTCGAAGCCCAGGACCAGCTGGCGGCACGCGCACACGCTCTCGCGGCGGCGCTGCGCGCCGTCGCCGGGACGCTGGCCGAACAGCCGTCCCCCCTCCGCAAGCGCCTCGTCCGCGACCTGCGGACCTGGCAACGGCAGTGGGACCGCGCCGTGAGCACCTCCGTACTCGGGGTCATCGGCGAGACGTGCGTCGCCGCGAAAACGAAGAACTGGACCTTCCGGGACATCTCCACCGCCACCGGAATCTCCTGCAGCACGGTGTATCGCCGCGCGGCCGAAGCGGCGCGCCCGGTCCGAGGCCAGACCGCCGCACCACCCGCAGAGATCTCCGCGTGGGTCGGTGATCTGGTCGCCGCCACACACGACACCCCTGACGATCCGACCACACCCGAGGATGGCAACAACGTGGTCTCCGTCCCGCAGCGCCGCCCCAGCGCGGCCGACCAGCCTGGTACCCCGGCCCGCCCGGACACCCCCGCAGCCCGACGCGGCCTCACAACACCCACATTCCCACCACAGAGCCACACCCCGGCGAAGCCGACCCAGTACTTCCCGGCTCCGGACACCCGGACCGACTGGACCGACCGGACAGCCCGAGCCGCCGGAGGGTCCTCGCCGACGACCGCCCGTCTTCCAGCCGACACCACCGGCCATCCGCGCCGCGATCCGTTCAGGATCGAATTCAGCTCCGCTCTCACACCATCCACAATGGACGCCCCGGGTCAGAGTCTGGTCGACGCTGGCCGGGAACCAGTCGCCGGACCAGCATCGGATTTCCCAACAAGTCCCCGAGCCGCAGCCACTCCCGACGTACCGCCACCGCCTGACCCCACCGCACCCGCGCCCGCCGACGACCTCACCGCCGAGATGGCACACCGGTGGGCTGAATCCGGTCCCGCCTTCTTCGACGAGGATCGCTACCAGAAGATCCTCGGCGACGAACTTCGGAAGCTGCGCCGCCAACGTGGCTGGACACGCAAACACCTGCGCGAACAACTGAGGTTCGATATCTCGCTGCAAACCCTGTCGACCTACGAGCACGGCACCCGCCGGATGTCGGTGCTGCGCCTGATCGAGCTCTCCCTTGCTCTCGGCGAACGTCCCCAGGACCTGATCGCCAGAGTGCACCAGCGCGCCACCCGCGATCCGCTCACCGTGGACCTCACCGTGGACCTCTCCGCACTCGCGGCCCTCCCGGAACCGCACCTGGCGCCGCTGCGCAGCTGGGCCACCCAGCTGCTCCATCAGCCCGATCCGCCCACCCACGTCCGCCTGAACCCCGACGCCGTCGGTCGCATGGCTCAGCTGTGCGGTGTCCCGCCCGCCGACCTCCTGACATTCCTGGGCGAGCACGCCCGCTGA